A stretch of DNA from Myxococcota bacterium:
TCGATTTGGGCAAGCAAATCCACGACTGGCATTTGGAAAATCAGGCCGCCGGTAAAAATAGCGTCGTTTTGGCCTATTCATTGGGCAAAGCCCAAAGAGTACTCAACCTTCTACACCCATGGGCCAAAGAGCCCATATTCTGCGATGCTGCAACGTCTGTTATCAACGATTGTTACCGGGACGAAAAGGTTATCTTGCCCGAAACGATTCAAGTCACCCGTCAAACAAGTCCGGTCCAATCTCGATTATTCGTGGTGCCCCCGTCCTTTTTGCGCGGTGAATTTGCGCCTGTTTTAGGTGACGATTTTGAAACAGCATTCGCATCCGGCTGGTCCAAGCGGCCACGCTGGGGCAACTCGCATCCGGGATTCATCCTATCCGACCATGCCGATTGGAACGATTTATTAAAAACCGTTTTAGAAACCGGCGCCAAAAGAGTCTATGTCCAACACCGAGGCAGCGGTGCATTGGTCAGACGTCTAAACTCGCTCGGCATTAAGGCCTATTCAGACTCAGCCTTGTTTCCTAAAAACCCTCAGCAATTGAGTCTGCTATGAAAATCGCTTTAAGCGTGGTGGATTTCGCATTGCCCAGCCCCATGGTTGGTAGCATTGAATCGGGCTCAGGCCTAACTGGCCTGGAAACTGGCATCGAGATTCATCAAAAGCTGCAAGCAAAGCGCGTCAGTGAATCTACCAATTACGAACCAGAAGTCTTCATTTCATTCGAAATCTCCCATCAAGGCTACGACTTCAAAATCACCGGTCGCATGGACGGTATTTTTCAAGACGAACCGATGCAAATCGAAGAGATAAAATCGAGCTTTGATTTACCAGCCCTGCAGCGCGCGTTGGAGACTAACCTCGAGCACCCTTACCGCCTACAGCTTCAAAGCTATGGCTACTTCCACTATAAAAAGACCGGCCATATCCCAAAGCTCACGCTGCATTTAGTGTCGGCACGCACAGGTGCATCTGCAGATATGCCAGTCGCGCTAGACGTCCCCGCCTACGAAGCTTGGCTGAATAGCCGCCTAGATGACCTAATCGTTCAAATCAAACTGGCTCAAAAAACCA
This window harbors:
- a CDS encoding ligase-associated DNA damage response exonuclease, which codes for MTPNGLYCPAGNFHIDPNGKVDTAVVTHAHSDHARRGSREYHCTTPGLGVLKARIGQNISVNHHAYGEAFYIRGVKLSFHSAGHILGSAQVRIEFGGEVWVASGDYKREPDGTCAPFEPVPCDVFITEATFGTPGFVWGKDIDLGKQIHDWHLENQAAGKNSVVLAYSLGKAQRVLNLLHPWAKEPIFCDAATSVINDCYRDEKVILPETIQVTRQTSPVQSRLFVVPPSFLRGEFAPVLGDDFETAFASGWSKRPRWGNSHPGFILSDHADWNDLLKTVLETGAKRVYVQHRGSGALVRRLNSLGIKAYSDSALFPKNPQQLSLL